In Streptomyces thermolilacinus SPC6, a single genomic region encodes these proteins:
- a CDS encoding MFS transporter, which produces MPLALLALAIGAFGIGTTEFVIMGLLPRIAGDYGVTIPTAGLLVTGYAIGVVIGAPLMTVLGTRISRKTMLMLLMGLFVVGNLLSALAPSFGMMLTGRVVASLAHGAFFGIGSVVAADLVAPDKKAGAIATMFTGLTVANIVGVPLGTFIGQAVGWRTTFAAVAGLGVLGLVGIARLVPAMPRPEGARLRGELTAFRSPQVLLAMAMTVLGFGGVFAAITYIAPMMTRVAGYSDGAVTWLLVLFGVGMFLGNLLGGRYADRRLMPMLYATLGGLAVVLALFTVTAHSRPLAAVSIFLVGALGFATVPPLQKRVLDQAHGAPTLASAVNIGAFNLGNALAAWLGGLVIAAGLGYTAPNWVGALLAGAALLLALWSAALERRAPAPEATAAGPAHTLVHH; this is translated from the coding sequence ATGCCTCTCGCACTTCTCGCCCTGGCCATCGGGGCGTTCGGAATCGGCACCACCGAGTTCGTGATCATGGGTCTGCTGCCCCGGATCGCGGGCGACTACGGTGTCACCATCCCCACCGCCGGGCTGCTCGTCACCGGCTACGCGATCGGCGTCGTCATCGGCGCCCCGCTGATGACCGTGCTCGGCACGCGTATCAGCCGAAAGACGATGCTGATGCTGCTGATGGGCCTGTTCGTGGTGGGCAACCTGCTCTCCGCGCTGGCGCCCTCCTTCGGCATGATGCTCACCGGCCGGGTCGTGGCGTCACTCGCCCACGGCGCGTTCTTCGGCATCGGCTCGGTGGTCGCCGCCGATCTGGTCGCCCCCGACAAGAAGGCGGGCGCCATCGCCACCATGTTCACCGGCCTGACCGTCGCGAACATCGTCGGTGTGCCGCTGGGCACCTTCATCGGCCAGGCCGTCGGCTGGCGCACCACCTTCGCCGCCGTCGCCGGGCTCGGTGTCCTGGGGCTCGTGGGCATCGCCCGGCTCGTGCCCGCCATGCCCCGGCCCGAGGGCGCCCGCCTCCGCGGGGAACTCACGGCCTTCCGCAGCCCGCAGGTGCTGCTCGCCATGGCGATGACCGTCCTCGGCTTCGGCGGCGTCTTCGCCGCGATCACCTACATCGCGCCGATGATGACCCGCGTCGCCGGCTACTCCGACGGTGCGGTGACCTGGCTGCTCGTCCTCTTCGGCGTCGGCATGTTCCTCGGCAACCTCCTCGGCGGGCGCTACGCCGACCGCAGGCTCATGCCGATGCTGTACGCCACCCTCGGCGGGCTCGCCGTGGTCCTCGCGCTGTTCACCGTCACCGCCCACAGCCGCCCCCTGGCCGCCGTCAGCATCTTCCTCGTCGGCGCGCTCGGCTTCGCCACCGTGCCGCCGCTGCAGAAGCGCGTCCTGGACCAGGCCCACGGCGCCCCGACGCTGGCGTCCGCCGTCAACATCGGAGCGTTCAACCTCGGAAACGCGCTGGCCGCCTGGCTCGGCGGGCTCGTCATAGCCGCCGGTCTCGGCTACACCGCCCCCAACTGGGTCGGCGCCCTCCTCGCCGGCGCGGCCCTGCTCCTCGCCCTGTGGTCCGCCGCCCTGGAGCGCCGCGCCCCCGCACCCGAGGCGACGGCCGCGGGTCCCGCCCACACGCTCGTACACCACTGA
- a CDS encoding GlcG/HbpS family heme-binding protein — translation MNTVTVTPLTTADAETLVAAARAAADAAGVPVSVTVLDAGGHLLAFRRDDRAVLISGETSTRKAYTALQLNAPTAELVGLVKPDGPFHSLPTALDRPLLFIAGGVPVHRDGRLVGAIGVGGGAPEQDHGFATAALEELSR, via the coding sequence GTGAACACCGTGACCGTCACCCCGCTCACCACCGCCGACGCCGAGACCCTCGTCGCGGCCGCCCGTGCCGCCGCCGACGCGGCCGGTGTCCCCGTCAGCGTCACCGTCCTCGACGCTGGGGGCCACCTCCTCGCCTTCCGCCGCGACGACCGCGCGGTCCTCATCTCGGGCGAGACCAGCACCCGCAAGGCGTACACCGCCCTCCAGCTGAACGCCCCCACCGCCGAACTCGTCGGCCTGGTCAAGCCCGACGGTCCCTTCCACTCCCTGCCCACCGCCCTCGACCGGCCGCTGCTGTTCATCGCCGGAGGCGTTCCCGTCCACCGCGACGGCCGTCTGGTCGGCGCGATAGGTGTCGGCGGGGGCGCTCCCGAGCAGGACCACGGCTTTGCCACCGCAGCGCTGGAGGAACTCTCCCGGTGA